The following coding sequences are from one Nicotiana tabacum cultivar K326 chromosome 1, ASM71507v2, whole genome shotgun sequence window:
- the LOC107776371 gene encoding uncharacterized protein LOC107776371 produces the protein MAEPNTSLETSEKISRLAPQLVTVLKEMKEGLDTVTSKVQALTAKVKAGHFPTPEGISYLETKHLLLLNYCQSLVYYLLRKAKGFSIEGHPVIRSLVEIRLFLEKIRPIDKKLQYQIQKLTRDSDAASEKSVISEKGTDTQKEDLLKYRPNPDLLVSKTRGTEDGSNVYRPPKLVPAPMEEDKMSRQERNKSRKETMDLRKARQNPFMIDLVNNLEGRPEEVREVVGTESRELREYMAKMEERARQEEETFARAPLTKMEKKKMKHLKKSRNGLLGLTDSFYDEIKSLPLGDASEQSANFDNSSAGIKQQKKRKRRN, from the exons ATGGCAGAGCCTAATACATCTCTTGAGACGAGCGAAAAAATAAGCAG GCTAGCTCCTCAGTTAGTTACAGTATTAAAGGAGATGAAAGAAGGATTGGATACAGTGACTTCAAAAGTACAAGCTTTAACTGCAAag GTGAAAGCGGGTCACTTTCCAACACCAGAAGGAATAAGTTACCTTGAAACGAAGCATCTGCTACTTCTGAATTATTGCCAATCGCTTGTCTATTATCTGCTCCGCAAGGCAAAAGGATTCTCAATTGAAGGGCATCCAGTTATTCGGAGTCTAGTCGAGATAAGATTGTTTTTGGAGAAG ATTCGCCCCATCGACAAGAAACTACAGTATCAAATTCAGAAGCTCACAAGAGATAGTGATGCTGCTTCTGAGAAGTCAGTTATAAGTGAGAAGGGAACAGATACCCAGAAGGAGGACCTGTTGAAGTATCGTCCAAATCCTGATTTGCTTGTTAGTAAAACACGTGGCACAGAG GATGGCAGCAATGTATATAGACCCCCCAAACTTGTACCTGCTCCTATGGAAGAAGATAAAATGTCGAGGCAGGAGAGAAATAAATCGAGGAAGGAGACAATGGACTTGCGAAAGGCTAGACAAAACCCGTTTATGATAGATTTGGTGAATAATCTTGAAGGTAGACCCGAAGAG GTAAGAGAAGTTGTTGGAACTGAAAGTAGAGAACTCAGAGAGTACATGGCTAAAATGGAAGAACGTGCACGACAAGAAGAGGAGACTTTTGCTCGTGCCCCACTCACAAAgatggaaaaaaagaaaatgaaacatctgaaGAAGTCAAGAAATGG GTTGCTTGGGCTGACAGATAGTTTCTATGACGAGATAAAAAGTTTGCCTTTAGGGGATGCTTCTGAACAATCAGCAAACTTTGATAACAGCAGCGCTGGAATCAAACAACAGAAGAAGCGTAAG AGGAGGAATTGA